The following proteins are encoded in a genomic region of Magallana gigas chromosome 1, xbMagGiga1.1, whole genome shotgun sequence:
- the LOC105328129 gene encoding talin rod domain-containing protein 1, which produces MSYNNIRTLTGTCERCHSTLQSVAELLILSCDARPIRTDTISSKSTFVQVSERIIASAKTIKTLMKSVINYVHMITTKSVEICEGLTELTSTVVTFMELCSHVSYICAISFKDCCQAIPGLVDRYSISLAGLEIKLSCNRLKKTRVDDLSPQLIIDLCSNISKHISVLTNICKSADEKVRDEGTRDQFKLCVKSVTCAAGCLIASIKTYKSHPSTRYHARFINFCDPVSTTAQALVTFATEEDFVGKEAVLSPEARDVQKSILAACMSIVSACIQLCRTVRELSYDLMTSHHKDKLRMCMDNVDRSSVQIHEILQRYHESEQSSHLNSTHSSDKGSNCDNNSTSAKGNNSPPRHLANLFREEFPAHGKSPESPPHEKFTQLLREQSPLASSNSGDLRQSEQNSGNVDGYSERGTRYSPEEMTIPGSPSSETSGHSAASR; this is translated from the exons ATGAGCTACAACAACATAAGGACATTAACAGGGACGTGTGAACGATGTCACAGTACTTTGCAGTCGGTAGCAGAGCTTTTGATCCTGTCGTGTGATGCTAGGCCCATTAGAACTGATACCATATCCAGCAAGTCAACGTTTGTGCAGGTCAGCGAAAGAATTATCGCCAGCGCCAAAACGATTAAGACGTTGATGAAAAGCGTTATTAATTATGTTCACATGATCACCACAAAATCGGTGGAAATCTGCGAAGGCTTGACTGAGCTCACTTCGACTGTGGTAACTTTCATGGAACTGTGTAGTCATGTTTCTTACATTTGTGCAATATCTTTTAAAGACTGTTGTCAAGCAATACCAGGACTTGTCGATCGGTATTCTATATCCTTAGCCGGCTTAGAGATAAAGTTAAGCTGCAATCGGCTAAAAAAGACCCGAGTGGACGACCTATCTCCGCAGCTAATCATCGACCTGTGTTCAAACATTTCTAAACACATATCGGTACTAACGAATATATGCAAGTCTGCCGACGAAAAGGTACGTGATGAAGGAACAAGAGACCAGTTCAAACTGTGCGTCAAAAGCGTGACTTGTGCGGCAGGATGTCTAATCGCCAGTATTAAAACATACAAATCTCACCCCAGCACCAGGTATCATGCTCGCTTCATCAACTTCTGTGACCCAGTTTCCACCACTGCCCAAGCTCTTGTCACTTTCGCCACGGAGGAAGACTTCGTCGGCAAAGAGGCTGTGTTGTCTCCCGAAGCAAGGGATGTACAGAAGTCGATTCTTG CGGCCTGTATGAGCATCGTCTCTGCCTGTATCCAGCTGTGTCGCACGGTTCGTGAACTTTCCTATGACCTCATGACCTCACATCACAAGGACAAACTGCGCATGTGCATGGACAATGTTGACCGTTCTTCCGTCCAAATCCACGAGATTCTTCAGCGATATCACGAAAGTGAACAATCCTCTCACCTAAACTCCACTCACTCTAGTGACAAGGGAAGTAACTGTGATAATAATTCTACGTCTGccaagggaaataactctccACCCCGCCACTTGGCCAATTTATTTCGGGAAGAGTTTCCAGCACACGGCAAATCTCCCGAGAGCCCCCCACACGAAAAATTCACTCAGCTTTTACGTGAACAATCTCCTTTGGCTAGCAGCAATAGTGGCGATTTGCGTCAAAGTGAACAAAATTCTGGGAATGTGGATGGGTATTCTGAGCGAGGGACTCGTTACAGTCCAGAGGAAATGACGATTCCGGGCAGTCCGTCCTCGGAAACTTCTGGACATTCAGCGGCATCAAGATAA